In a genomic window of Streptomyces sp. NBC_01231:
- a CDS encoding tetratricopeptide repeat protein, with translation MDILDSEGLKRHNAFPQDFNVDRLELIIEALQTLSLLDITEVPAERHETQPAITVHNLVLEANRIHLATASQATQVQITRTAVELLEVATEMPPEDRAHHHWWSLLYPHIMEITCSTEMPSSEIAEPLLAVGLRNFAYMNLAFRNPMKQAASALRAISDQLDPSHPLRLAARHRYAWAHLRGVAATMEFRELYKIGKETLGESHPETLMCHHNWAEQLAESGRNKEAERELRKVLKAREEQLEKGHPYVLFTHRGLIRVIEAQRGGTSRTEIEWEKIYSSVRSAENQGLADLETLHLLGHWLDKKERWTEAEECYRTIIDALDSTPTEGRHFCESMRHCLAQNLIRQGRLDESASTYRERLKLLEQTRPAADRELLSMRHDYADLLVDLERMEEAEPLMRSVLEVRLASTHRARDKRLVAEAHCLIHLLEHKDNREEAASTARMLLRLPKEELVAWSKLPQLADDMLCICRTLSDTGSYGESISGLEALVEGVPPNSKEAYSIQRTLALTQYASGLIDQSFCEQTLVGIMESLEAEFGAEDEEIERTRDVLLGLRGDLGKATALGEPEAYSNEESESLTSDDH, from the coding sequence GTGGACATCCTAGACTCCGAAGGATTGAAGCGGCACAACGCATTTCCTCAGGACTTCAACGTTGATCGTTTGGAACTCATTATCGAGGCCCTGCAAACACTCAGCTTGCTGGACATTACAGAGGTGCCTGCAGAGCGTCACGAGACGCAGCCGGCGATCACCGTCCATAATCTCGTCCTAGAAGCAAATCGGATCCATCTTGCTACGGCATCCCAGGCAACTCAGGTGCAGATAACGAGAACCGCAGTCGAGCTACTAGAGGTAGCAACGGAGATGCCTCCAGAAGACCGGGCGCATCACCATTGGTGGAGCCTTCTCTACCCCCACATTATGGAGATCACCTGCAGCACTGAGATGCCCTCCAGTGAGATCGCCGAACCTCTCTTGGCGGTGGGACTTCGCAACTTCGCGTACATGAACCTTGCCTTCAGAAACCCAATGAAACAGGCTGCCTCAGCCCTTCGCGCAATATCAGACCAACTTGACCCCAGTCACCCCCTACGCCTCGCAGCCAGGCATCGCTACGCATGGGCCCACTTGCGTGGGGTAGCAGCAACAATGGAATTTCGAGAGCTATACAAGATAGGGAAAGAGACACTCGGAGAGTCCCACCCAGAAACATTGATGTGCCATCACAACTGGGCAGAACAACTTGCCGAATCTGGTAGAAACAAGGAAGCCGAGAGGGAGCTGCGCAAAGTCCTCAAGGCGCGCGAGGAGCAGCTTGAAAAGGGCCACCCGTACGTCCTATTTACGCATCGCGGATTGATTAGGGTTATAGAGGCGCAGAGGGGTGGAACTTCCCGCACAGAAATCGAATGGGAGAAAATCTACTCCTCCGTAAGGTCTGCAGAAAATCAGGGGCTTGCCGACCTTGAAACTTTGCACCTCTTGGGTCACTGGCTCGACAAGAAGGAACGCTGGACGGAAGCAGAGGAGTGCTATAGGACAATCATCGATGCGCTGGACTCCACTCCGACCGAGGGGCGGCATTTCTGTGAATCGATGCGACATTGCCTAGCACAAAACCTAATTCGCCAGGGGCGGCTCGACGAGTCGGCTAGTACTTACCGCGAGCGATTGAAGCTTCTGGAGCAGACGCGCCCTGCGGCCGATAGGGAATTACTTTCTATGCGGCATGACTACGCCGATTTGTTGGTGGATCTCGAACGCATGGAAGAAGCCGAGCCATTGATGCGCAGCGTACTCGAAGTTCGGCTAGCAAGTACGCACCGAGCAAGAGATAAACGTCTCGTGGCTGAAGCGCACTGCTTAATTCATCTACTTGAGCACAAGGACAATCGCGAGGAAGCAGCATCAACTGCCAGGATGCTTCTGCGGTTGCCAAAGGAAGAGCTGGTCGCCTGGTCTAAGCTGCCTCAGCTCGCAGATGACATGCTGTGCATCTGCAGAACACTCTCCGATACCGGAAGCTACGGAGAATCCATTTCGGGATTGGAGGCGCTCGTTGAAGGCGTGCCACCAAACAGTAAGGAAGCATATTCCATTCAAAGAACGCTTGCGCTCACGCAATATGCATCCGGGTTGATTGATCAATCCTTTTGCGAACAAACCTTGGTAGGCATCATGGAATCGCTTGAGGCAGAATTCGGAGCAGAAGATGAGGAGATAGAGCGTACACGGGACGTTCTCCTGGGTCTCCGGGGTGACCTCGGCAAGGCCACAGCACTGGGTGAGCCTGAGGCTTACTCGAACGAAGAGAGCGAATCACTCACAAGTGATGATCACTGA
- a CDS encoding XRE family transcriptional regulator: MYVSEWENDKRKISDRYAAILRQLLGVTDAELRGGPLVVAPSMADGYDELLSRIDTASSVGESMVKAFNDQTELLRTMDRQLGASGLVDQMTGHLARLEDALNFAVLPSTRRPVALALAGASTLAAWQAIDSGAVERAWRHYELAKRAAHDAEAPMYLAHAMAEQAYVLCEAGRPSLGVDLVRDAQRALGQAGSPRLRAWLHAAEAEICAYAGMPDDCRRALDAAMATIPPGSDDRDPDMVSIFLNGAHLARWRGNVLALLGDDDAGTSLYGALEVVDPSFVRAQAGLHVDLVQAHLARDEYDDANTHLRQARLLASRTGSVRQRRRVDLLSARL, translated from the coding sequence GTGTACGTGTCCGAGTGGGAGAACGACAAGCGCAAGATCTCGGACCGCTACGCGGCGATCCTGCGGCAGCTTCTCGGGGTAACGGATGCAGAGTTGCGAGGCGGGCCGCTCGTGGTTGCTCCGTCGATGGCTGACGGGTACGACGAACTGCTGAGCAGGATCGATACAGCGAGCAGCGTCGGTGAATCCATGGTGAAGGCATTCAATGACCAGACCGAGCTACTGCGCACCATGGACCGCCAGTTGGGCGCTTCGGGTCTTGTGGACCAGATGACGGGGCATCTCGCACGCCTCGAAGACGCGCTGAACTTTGCGGTGTTGCCGAGCACGCGCCGCCCCGTGGCGCTTGCGCTCGCAGGGGCGTCGACCCTTGCCGCGTGGCAGGCGATCGACTCAGGGGCAGTCGAACGTGCCTGGCGCCACTACGAGCTTGCGAAGCGGGCGGCACACGACGCTGAGGCTCCGATGTACCTCGCGCACGCGATGGCAGAGCAGGCGTACGTACTGTGCGAGGCTGGCCGGCCGTCTCTCGGCGTCGACCTAGTCCGCGATGCGCAACGCGCCCTTGGGCAGGCCGGATCTCCCCGCCTGCGGGCATGGCTGCACGCCGCTGAAGCGGAGATATGCGCCTACGCCGGAATGCCTGATGACTGCCGGCGGGCGCTCGATGCGGCCATGGCGACCATTCCGCCCGGTTCCGATGACCGAGACCCGGACATGGTGAGCATCTTCCTCAACGGCGCCCACCTTGCCCGATGGCGGGGCAACGTCCTTGCTCTGTTGGGCGACGACGACGCGGGGACCAGCCTGTACGGAGCCCTGGAAGTGGTGGACCCGTCCTTTGTCCGAGCGCAGGCCGGACTTCATGTTGACCTCGTACAGGCTCACTTGGCGCGAGACGAGTACGACGACGCGAACACGCACCTGAGGCAGGCGCGGCTGTTGGCGAGCCGCACCGGTTCGGTGCGGCAGCGCCGGCGGGTCGACCTGCTCAGTGCGCGGCTGTGA
- the dcm gene encoding DNA (cytosine-5-)-methyltransferase produces the protein MPNPDTATRTLTVAGLFAGIGGVELGLKAAGMQTKLLCEWWEPAQAVLEQQFPGIPLHDDIQTLPALPDVDVVTAGFPCTDLSQAGRTAGIHGEASGMVKHLIKLLGDASPQWVVIENVRNMLALDRGTAMEYLVGEFERLGYTWAYRLVDSRFTGVPQRRQRVIFVASRTESPCSVLFAEDAGERSESDYREDVFGFYWTEGNTGLGWAQDALPTLKGGSGLGIPSAPAMWVPGAEPGRAILTPRIEDAEALQGFPRGWTEPALEKAKRGVRWKLVGNAVTVGVSEWLGRQLVDPGTYDEAGQELLVKGMRWPAAAWGSASQRWSVPVSLWPERHKYQHLLDVIDVDQAAPLSLRATAGFHGRLLRSRLRYPQAFSDALKLHAEQMSSLVPV, from the coding sequence ATGCCAAACCCCGACACCGCCACTCGAACACTGACCGTCGCTGGACTATTCGCTGGCATTGGTGGAGTCGAGCTCGGGCTCAAGGCGGCAGGCATGCAGACCAAGCTGCTCTGCGAGTGGTGGGAGCCTGCCCAGGCTGTGCTGGAGCAGCAATTCCCGGGCATCCCGCTGCATGACGACATCCAGACCCTGCCAGCACTTCCTGACGTGGATGTCGTAACGGCCGGTTTTCCCTGCACGGACCTGTCTCAAGCGGGACGGACGGCCGGCATCCACGGGGAAGCGTCCGGGATGGTCAAGCACCTCATCAAGCTTCTGGGCGACGCCTCCCCTCAGTGGGTAGTTATCGAGAACGTACGGAACATGCTGGCGCTGGACCGCGGCACAGCAATGGAGTACCTGGTCGGCGAGTTCGAGCGGCTCGGCTACACCTGGGCGTACCGACTCGTTGACTCTCGCTTCACAGGCGTTCCGCAGCGACGTCAACGGGTAATCTTCGTCGCCTCGCGTACGGAAAGTCCCTGCTCAGTGCTCTTCGCGGAGGACGCAGGCGAACGCTCTGAGAGCGACTACCGAGAGGATGTTTTCGGGTTCTACTGGACCGAAGGCAACACCGGGCTGGGCTGGGCGCAGGATGCTCTACCCACTCTCAAGGGTGGCTCGGGCCTCGGTATCCCATCGGCGCCAGCTATGTGGGTTCCCGGAGCCGAGCCGGGACGAGCGATTTTGACACCGCGGATTGAGGACGCCGAAGCTCTTCAGGGTTTTCCCCGAGGCTGGACTGAGCCAGCGCTTGAGAAGGCGAAGCGCGGCGTCAGGTGGAAGCTGGTAGGTAACGCCGTCACCGTCGGTGTCTCTGAGTGGTTGGGGCGCCAGCTTGTCGACCCTGGCACGTACGATGAGGCGGGCCAAGAGCTCCTCGTGAAGGGCATGCGCTGGCCCGCAGCTGCCTGGGGTAGCGCGAGTCAGCGGTGGTCCGTCCCGGTGAGCTTGTGGCCCGAGAGACACAAGTACCAGCATCTGCTTGACGTGATCGACGTGGACCAGGCGGCCCCGCTCAGCCTTCGCGCAACGGCAGGTTTCCATGGTCGGCTGCTGCGGAGTCGACTCCGCTACCCCCAGGCCTTCTCTGACGCGCTCAAACTACATGCAGAGCAAATGTCCAGCCTTGTGCCTGTCTAG
- a CDS encoding GNAT family N-acetyltransferase, which translates to MTAYESELLREQHQLDVFDCGKAELNDWLADSARHCNRNNTARTFVWTEPGDSNVLAYYSLAAHLVEKGSVPPRLGRGSPEQCPAVLLARLALDKTLHGQRLGGVLLADALDQVVRAVQNVAARFLIVDAIDEEAATFYERYGFKRIPGDSRLFRKMSDIVASLEY; encoded by the coding sequence GTGACCGCGTACGAATCCGAGTTGCTCAGAGAGCAGCACCAGCTTGATGTCTTCGACTGCGGCAAAGCGGAGTTGAACGACTGGCTGGCTGACTCTGCCCGCCACTGCAATCGTAATAACACGGCCCGCACCTTTGTATGGACGGAACCTGGTGACTCGAACGTGCTGGCGTACTATTCGCTGGCTGCTCACCTGGTTGAGAAAGGCTCGGTGCCGCCGCGGCTGGGTCGGGGCAGTCCTGAGCAATGTCCAGCCGTGCTGCTTGCACGGCTCGCATTGGACAAGACGCTGCACGGTCAGCGTCTTGGTGGTGTACTGCTTGCAGATGCCCTCGACCAAGTCGTACGAGCCGTTCAAAATGTAGCGGCACGTTTCCTTATCGTTGATGCTATCGATGAGGAAGCTGCCACATTTTACGAGCGGTACGGGTTCAAGCGCATCCCGGGTGACAGCCGCCTCTTTCGGAAGATGAGCGATATCGTCGCGTCCCTCGAATACTGA
- a CDS encoding GntR family transcriptional regulator, whose amino-acid sequence MDQSPEAPRQTPTAKEIAAEYREKITGPEREYAPGDQLPAARKLAKELGVQLMTVQSAFGQLRDEGLVLTQQGRGTFVRDPAVPLGTEPGSSPAFTALSAELSTIHDALALLGERLDRLERLVGSETPPSP is encoded by the coding sequence ATGGACCAGAGCCCCGAAGCGCCCAGGCAGACACCCACGGCCAAGGAGATTGCAGCGGAGTACCGCGAGAAGATCACGGGCCCCGAGCGCGAGTACGCCCCTGGAGACCAGCTCCCAGCAGCTCGCAAGCTTGCCAAGGAACTTGGCGTGCAGCTCATGACTGTTCAGAGCGCGTTCGGTCAGCTCCGCGACGAGGGGTTGGTTCTCACTCAGCAGGGCCGCGGGACGTTCGTCCGCGATCCTGCTGTGCCCCTCGGCACCGAGCCGGGAAGTAGCCCGGCATTCACTGCCTTGTCGGCAGAGCTCAGCACGATCCATGACGCCCTCGCCTTGCTCGGGGAGCGTCTAGATCGGCTTGAGCGGCTTGTGGGTAGCGAGACTCCACCGTCGCCGTGA
- a CDS encoding DUF6284 family protein has product MDHIVTVQDAVTAFAPFMEPTDAELDAIEAEAPLIDAELELLDVQIALLDRPVSALDERRLRRAANKVLAARREVANRVATGEAA; this is encoded by the coding sequence ATGGACCACATCGTTACTGTTCAGGACGCTGTTACCGCGTTCGCTCCGTTCATGGAGCCCACGGACGCGGAGCTGGACGCCATCGAAGCTGAGGCGCCGCTGATTGACGCGGAACTCGAGCTGCTCGATGTGCAGATCGCTCTGTTGGACCGGCCCGTGTCCGCGCTCGACGAGCGGCGGCTTCGCCGGGCAGCGAACAAGGTGCTGGCCGCGCGGCGGGAGGTCGCAAACCGCGTTGCGACGGGGGAGGCGGCATGA
- a CDS encoding DUF1778 domain-containing protein translates to MSTHATQPETTRLEIRIPVEVKKMIESAASTCHQTMSSFILQTMRQAAEDVMRRDRVTVVPPDFYEAMIASLESPAEPDKALVDAARRRREIVRKK, encoded by the coding sequence ATGTCCACACACGCCACGCAACCTGAAACCACGCGCCTAGAAATTCGCATTCCTGTCGAAGTCAAGAAGATGATCGAAAGCGCTGCGAGCACGTGTCATCAGACGATGTCCAGCTTCATCCTGCAAACGATGAGGCAGGCGGCTGAAGATGTCATGCGCCGAGACCGCGTCACAGTCGTTCCACCGGATTTCTATGAGGCGATGATTGCCTCGCTTGAATCTCCGGCCGAACCTGACAAGGCGCTGGTTGACGCTGCACGCAGAAGGCGGGAGATCGTCCGAAAGAAGTAG
- a CDS encoding DUF3883 domain-containing protein, producing the protein MARLLGRLYKAADDAPHVPGDLPVEVREATQSAATTANRRSARKGGQGFLLTAAERRAIEERSVLLATEHFETQGWTVKDVGASKPYDLHLTRGDEKLHVEVKGTTSDGSQIILTRAEVEWQRKFAPENALVIVHSIELDRTVEPVVATGGVLHCTSPWAIEEETLTVISYIHRTGL; encoded by the coding sequence ATGGCGCGGCTCTTGGGGCGTCTCTACAAGGCCGCGGACGACGCCCCCCACGTTCCCGGCGACCTGCCGGTCGAGGTTCGAGAGGCGACCCAGAGCGCGGCGACTACCGCGAACCGCAGGAGCGCCCGCAAGGGCGGTCAAGGGTTCCTCCTGACCGCCGCCGAGCGTAGGGCCATTGAGGAGCGCAGTGTCCTGCTTGCCACGGAGCACTTCGAGACCCAGGGATGGACTGTGAAGGACGTCGGCGCCAGCAAGCCGTACGACCTGCATCTGACGCGAGGGGACGAGAAGCTGCACGTAGAGGTGAAGGGGACCACGTCCGACGGTAGCCAGATCATCCTCACGCGGGCCGAGGTCGAATGGCAACGCAAGTTCGCGCCGGAGAACGCCCTTGTGATCGTCCACTCCATCGAACTGGATCGCACCGTCGAACCTGTGGTCGCGACCGGAGGAGTCCTCCACTGCACCTCGCCGTGGGCCATCGAGGAGGAGACCCTGACCGTCATCTCCTACATCCACCGAACCGGACTGTGA
- a CDS encoding NUDIX domain-containing protein, with protein MGPKTTKVYETLRARLSDGGYAPGDRFPSERTLVEELGIGRTALRQVLTRLVAEGALEVRGRSSYRVPGAVSVKTPRNLEPWLIHGERDLYDNRWVKLQLWDVEPPGVERFEHHVVKLHHVAVTAVLDDQERVLMLWRYRFVPRQFGWELPGGIVDEGEDPANTALREVEEETGWRPKSVDHVVTYQPMVGMVDSPHEIFVGHEAEQVGSPTDPEEAGHIEWVPLADIPGLMARGELMGSGTLVALLHILASRGKPGLTAAH; from the coding sequence ATGGGACCGAAGACGACCAAGGTTTACGAGACGCTTCGCGCCCGACTCTCAGATGGCGGCTATGCCCCTGGGGACAGGTTCCCCTCGGAACGCACGCTGGTGGAGGAACTCGGCATCGGCCGAACCGCGCTCCGGCAAGTGCTTACCCGTCTCGTAGCCGAAGGTGCGTTGGAGGTTCGAGGTCGAAGCTCGTACCGAGTGCCAGGGGCAGTCAGCGTGAAGACGCCAAGAAACCTTGAGCCCTGGCTCATCCATGGTGAACGCGACCTCTACGACAACCGTTGGGTCAAGCTCCAGCTCTGGGACGTGGAGCCGCCCGGCGTAGAACGGTTTGAGCATCACGTGGTGAAGCTGCATCACGTCGCAGTCACGGCAGTACTTGACGACCAAGAGCGCGTACTCATGTTGTGGCGGTACCGCTTCGTCCCACGGCAGTTCGGTTGGGAACTCCCAGGCGGCATCGTGGACGAAGGGGAGGACCCTGCCAACACGGCACTCCGGGAAGTCGAGGAGGAAACGGGCTGGCGACCGAAGTCAGTGGACCACGTCGTCACCTATCAGCCCATGGTCGGCATGGTTGACTCGCCTCACGAGATCTTCGTTGGCCATGAGGCAGAGCAAGTTGGTTCACCGACAGATCCCGAAGAAGCCGGCCACATCGAGTGGGTTCCGCTGGCTGACATTCCAGGGCTCATGGCTCGCGGTGAGCTCATGGGATCCGGCACCCTCGTTGCCCTTCTCCACATCCTGGCGAGCCGCGGCAAGCCGGGGCTCACAGCCGCGCACTGA
- a CDS encoding flavoprotein: MRTGLVEPAMERGWQVAVTLTPTAGQWLRLSGEVERLEKLTGLPVRDEPRLPGDARPHPPVDCYVVAPASANMVAKLATGVMDNQALTQVGEAIGTLGLPVVVFPRVNAAHARHPAWQRHIDTLRAGGVHVVYGPDVWPLYEPRDAPAGRDLPWSAVLNAVDQVAQ, translated from the coding sequence ATGCGCACCGGTCTCGTTGAGCCTGCGATGGAGCGGGGATGGCAGGTGGCCGTCACGCTGACTCCGACGGCGGGTCAGTGGCTGCGGCTGAGCGGCGAGGTGGAGAGGCTGGAAAAGCTGACCGGTCTCCCCGTACGGGACGAGCCGCGGTTGCCCGGCGACGCCCGACCGCACCCGCCGGTTGACTGCTACGTGGTCGCCCCTGCGTCGGCCAACATGGTTGCCAAGCTCGCGACGGGCGTTATGGACAACCAGGCACTGACGCAGGTGGGCGAGGCTATCGGCACCCTCGGTTTGCCCGTCGTCGTCTTCCCGCGGGTGAACGCCGCGCACGCTCGCCATCCAGCATGGCAGCGGCACATCGACACGCTCAGGGCTGGAGGCGTGCACGTCGTCTACGGCCCGGACGTGTGGCCGCTGTACGAGCCGCGGGACGCGCCGGCGGGACGCGACCTCCCATGGTCAGCAGTGCTGAACGCAGTGGACCAGGTCGCTCAATGA
- a CDS encoding helix-turn-helix domain-containing protein, with translation MRGLGDHLSIGERIAFYRKRRGYTQEVLAGLVGRSTDWLAKIETGRRKPPRIDMLAELSRILRVPLGDLLGQTVLMEDERQQDDVPAVRDALMSPRRLSRLLFGREAEVQLPTPAPVTVRVEQAWDDYQDGRLGSVIAALPALLQTAQELEERAARGGEDRSDCWAVSARTHHLAATTLAKIGESDISWLAAERAMRAADESDDPLVLASAARSGTHALLANGRYDDALELGNTAAAWLSSRVAENDPAALSLLGMIHLRASVAAARHQDRPTATGLLDRAEELADDLGSDENYWHTGFGPTNVLLHRLSVELDLDNVSYVVGHGRINVDHMPQERSVSHRIDFARALSLAGQGDEAFTELRTAERTSPQLVRNNPRVRETLRDLIKQSPVTGGSRSSEVFVMAQRCRAVQ, from the coding sequence ATGCGTGGTCTCGGAGATCACCTCAGCATCGGCGAGCGGATCGCGTTCTACCGCAAGCGCCGCGGCTACACCCAAGAGGTTCTGGCTGGACTGGTCGGCCGAAGCACCGACTGGTTGGCGAAGATCGAAACGGGGCGCCGGAAGCCTCCCCGCATCGACATGCTCGCGGAGCTGTCGCGCATCCTGCGGGTGCCCCTCGGGGACCTGCTCGGTCAGACCGTACTCATGGAGGACGAGAGGCAGCAGGACGACGTGCCGGCCGTCCGCGACGCGCTCATGAGTCCGCGCCGGCTGTCGCGCTTGCTCTTCGGCCGCGAGGCCGAGGTACAGCTCCCGACGCCTGCCCCTGTGACTGTACGTGTGGAGCAGGCATGGGACGACTACCAGGACGGTCGACTCGGCAGCGTCATCGCCGCTCTTCCCGCGCTCCTTCAAACAGCGCAGGAGCTTGAGGAGCGAGCGGCACGCGGTGGCGAGGACCGCAGCGACTGCTGGGCGGTATCGGCTCGTACGCACCACCTCGCAGCAACAACGCTCGCGAAGATCGGTGAGTCAGACATCTCATGGCTGGCTGCCGAGCGCGCAATGCGCGCCGCGGACGAGTCGGACGACCCGCTCGTATTGGCGTCAGCCGCTCGGTCCGGTACACACGCGCTACTGGCAAACGGCCGGTACGACGACGCGTTGGAGCTGGGCAACACAGCGGCTGCATGGCTGTCGTCTCGGGTCGCTGAGAACGACCCGGCAGCGCTGAGCCTGCTGGGGATGATTCACCTGCGCGCCTCTGTCGCGGCCGCACGCCACCAGGACCGGCCCACCGCGACGGGCTTGTTGGACCGCGCCGAAGAACTCGCGGATGACCTCGGGTCGGATGAGAACTACTGGCACACCGGCTTTGGGCCCACGAACGTCCTGCTTCACCGCCTGTCCGTTGAGCTGGACCTGGACAACGTGTCGTACGTGGTGGGGCACGGGCGGATTAACGTGGACCACATGCCGCAGGAGCGAAGCGTCTCGCATCGGATCGACTTCGCTCGCGCACTATCGCTCGCTGGACAAGGCGACGAGGCTTTCACGGAACTGCGAACCGCTGAGCGCACATCGCCTCAGCTAGTACGCAACAATCCCAGGGTGCGCGAGACACTGCGGGACCTCATCAAACAGTCACCGGTCACCGGCGGGTCGCGTTCGTCGGAGGTGTTCGTGATGGCCCAACGGTGCAGGGCGGTGCAGTGA
- a CDS encoding DUF2637 domain-containing protein: protein MNAVHIRSAERALSVGTWLIVSGAMLYSVLTVTPLMSEHTADRWDWTAPILPLVVDAAVVIVVKLDDVLARLGGHGGRWPVALRWMTGLMTLALNTADSALKKDLVGMAVHAVAPLLLIVTAETGLAYRRAIAAAVNALEAAQKVEREQAEHRAREREERARQEARQEREHAAALAREQREHEALLVREQAEREERRAREEREIRERAEAFERAERERREREREQREQERELRERQARERAENERRERAEQAEREQRERAHRLTRERDALLERGPATGKLPENEARAIVSAAYGAELPVRAAAELCGWSVGWVSARYAEHRDPGTGGAELAIASR, encoded by the coding sequence GTGAACGCTGTTCATATCCGTTCAGCAGAGCGCGCGTTGTCGGTGGGCACGTGGCTGATCGTGTCCGGAGCGATGCTCTACTCGGTCCTGACGGTCACGCCGCTGATGTCCGAGCACACTGCCGACCGGTGGGACTGGACGGCCCCGATTTTGCCGCTCGTGGTGGATGCCGCGGTGGTCATCGTGGTCAAGCTCGATGACGTGCTGGCCCGGTTGGGCGGGCACGGCGGGCGGTGGCCGGTGGCGCTGCGGTGGATGACCGGGCTGATGACGCTCGCCCTCAACACCGCCGACTCCGCACTGAAGAAAGACCTGGTCGGCATGGCAGTCCACGCGGTAGCGCCGCTGCTGCTGATCGTCACCGCGGAGACCGGACTCGCCTACCGGCGCGCCATCGCCGCGGCCGTCAACGCCCTGGAAGCGGCACAGAAGGTCGAGCGCGAGCAGGCCGAACACAGGGCCCGGGAGCGGGAAGAGCGGGCCCGGCAGGAAGCGCGCCAGGAGCGCGAGCACGCCGCGGCCCTGGCCCGTGAACAGCGCGAGCACGAAGCCCTCTTGGTCCGTGAGCAGGCGGAGCGGGAGGAACGCCGGGCACGCGAGGAGCGCGAGATCCGCGAGCGCGCGGAGGCCTTCGAGCGGGCCGAGCGTGAACGCCGTGAACGCGAGCGTGAACAGCGTGAACAGGAACGCGAACTGCGTGAACGCCAGGCCCGCGAGCGGGCCGAAAACGAACGGCGCGAGCGGGCCGAGCAGGCCGAGCGTGAACAGCGTGAACGCGCACACCGCTTGACCCGTGAACGCGATGCGCTGCTGGAGCGCGGCCCCGCCACGGGCAAGCTGCCCGAGAACGAAGCCCGCGCGATCGTGTCCGCCGCCTACGGCGCGGAACTCCCGGTGCGGGCGGCTGCCGAACTGTGCGGCTGGTCGGTCGGCTGGGTGTCCGCCCGCTACGCCGAGCACCGTGACCCCGGCACGGGTGGGGCTGAGCTGGCCATCGCGAGCCGGTGA
- a CDS encoding ImmA/IrrE family metallo-endopeptidase, translating to MRPNALKAESPEQRLAATLVERLNLIPPVDIAGVAGEFASVEECDWPSSCDGVALNLSSPRPKIFLKKIQNWRRMRFTLAHELAHVLLPWHVETIHCDTDKIVEAEADLPEKVNSIGVSQENQANTFASHLLVPRRFLSSVAPGYVDIPDTLGKLEAANVSAAAGVMALASHLPAGYVFLVRGMYRMVRSPGTEVTFSLNGSLPQLRDSLLVNSARSGSVIHQDQQVEWFEFFTPDSHGSEVTDGRRSGEILAAALSSFLPEHAVPSVVKSIMSKVGGVLSQRSDLSDANEIRMLLAYKFQADARYAYLLKDGEFQLYLTKRSVEISETRSGVKSARRQ from the coding sequence TTGAGACCGAACGCATTGAAAGCTGAATCACCCGAACAGCGTCTCGCTGCCACTCTAGTCGAGCGCCTTAATCTGATCCCTCCTGTTGACATCGCTGGCGTCGCGGGCGAATTCGCGTCGGTCGAGGAATGTGATTGGCCTTCCAGTTGTGACGGTGTTGCGCTCAATTTGAGTTCACCGCGTCCGAAAATCTTTCTCAAGAAGATACAAAACTGGCGCCGTATGCGCTTTACGCTTGCACATGAGCTCGCTCATGTGCTGCTACCTTGGCATGTCGAAACCATCCACTGTGATACCGACAAGATCGTTGAAGCGGAAGCGGATCTGCCTGAGAAGGTAAACTCGATTGGAGTCTCGCAAGAGAATCAAGCCAACACTTTCGCCTCTCATCTGCTAGTTCCGCGTCGGTTTCTTTCCAGCGTAGCCCCTGGCTACGTGGATATTCCTGACACATTGGGCAAGCTGGAAGCGGCCAATGTGTCCGCTGCGGCGGGCGTTATGGCTCTTGCAAGTCACCTACCCGCAGGTTATGTATTTCTCGTTAGAGGAATGTACCGTATGGTACGGAGTCCAGGCACTGAGGTCACGTTTTCGTTGAACGGATCCCTGCCTCAGTTGCGAGATTCTCTACTTGTGAATTCCGCACGCTCTGGAAGCGTGATCCACCAGGATCAGCAGGTGGAATGGTTTGAATTTTTCACCCCTGACAGTCACGGATCTGAAGTCACCGATGGGCGACGGAGTGGTGAGATCCTCGCAGCAGCTCTTAGTTCCTTCCTGCCCGAACATGCTGTTCCGTCTGTGGTGAAGTCTATTATGTCAAAAGTGGGTGGCGTCCTGTCTCAGAGAAGCGATCTGAGTGATGCGAATGAAATCCGTATGCTGTTGGCTTACAAATTTCAGGCAGATGCAAGGTATGCGTACCTGCTGAAGGACGGCGAATTTCAGCTTTACCTGACAAAGCGGTCGGTCGAAATATCAGAAACGCGTTCTGGGGTAAAGTCCGCCCGGCGGCAGTAG